A genome region from Musa acuminata AAA Group cultivar baxijiao chromosome BXJ3-5, Cavendish_Baxijiao_AAA, whole genome shotgun sequence includes the following:
- the LOC135638095 gene encoding pentatricopeptide repeat-containing protein At5g15340, mitochondrial-like, with amino-acid sequence MLIIDGGEGALFLELVPCYRSLLRSCAQGRTHPCAGYGLHGAAIKSGLLLLLSAPLFHMYAALRPSPATPILLHAFADVPRSARSAPEWTALISALPPSSLSLLLFRSMLRDAVAPDTVTLLALLSASARLANPVAGASGHLLFLKLGTPFSTPARNAALHMYATCGRMPDARRLFLEMPQPPTVVAWTALLAGALRWEGLSSGQEIFDKMPHKNEVSWTVMVSACIESGLPKEALSLLAQMLFSGDDYYLAIRNLNHITLCSLLSACSQAGDLRVGRWIHAHFTKAGGILDGKDNDLVKVGTALVDMYSKSGKVDLAHRAFEMMPRKTIVTWNAMLSGLSMHGMAAEVLTLFNRMVVHEAQQPDDITFVNILTACSRSGFVDQGRKIFHDLYPVYGLKPKLEHFSCMVDLLGRAGQLEEAEALVRKMPFQPNVVILGSLLASCVLHRRLELGQHLMDELVQIDPYNTEYHMLLSNMYTSSGRHAKADNLRMTVKKNGRRRYPGISYIEIDGHVHCFSAGDRSHPRTEELYMMLDEVVQRLQSAGYIPDAASQVSCVPDNYLENGDGQEERQQVLLAHSERLAICYGLISTKPGMPLLIFKNLRICTDCHVAIKLIADIYNRVITIRDRNRFHCFKEGACSCSDYW; translated from the coding sequence ATGCTGATCATCGATGGAGGAGAAGGAGCACTGTTCTTGGAATTGGTTCCTTGCTACCGCTCCCTCCTCCGCTCCTGTGCTCAGGGTCGCACGCATCCCTGCGCCGGCTACGGCCTCCACGGGGCCGCCATCAAGtctggcctcctcctcctcctctccgcccCTCTCTTCCATATGTACGCCGCCCTACGCCCCTCTCCCGCCACCCCCATCCTCCTTCACGCCTTCGCCGATGTCCCCCGCTCCGCCCGCTCTGCCCCCGAGTGGACCGCCCTCATCTCtgccctccctccctcctccctctccctccttCTCTTCCGTTCCATGCTCCGCGACGCAGTTGCCCCCGACACCGTCACTCTCCTCGCCCTCCTCTCAGCGTCTGCCCGCCTAGCCAACCCCGTCGCTGGCGCCTCCGGCCACCTCCTCTTCCTCAAGCTGGGCACCCCCTTCTCTACCCCTGCCCGCAACGCTGCCCTCCACATGTATGCTACTTGCGGTCGCATGCCCGACGCTCGCCGCCTATTCCTCGAGATGCCCCAGCCGCCAACCGTTGTCGCCTGGACCGCTCTTCTCGCTGGTGCACTGCGCTGGGAGGGGCTCTCGAGCGGCCAGGAAATATTCGACAAAATGCCTCACAAGAACGAGGTTTCGTGGACTGTCATGGTTTCTGCCTGCATCGAATCCGGTCTTCCCAAGGAAGCCCTATCGCTGCTTGCCCAGATGCTCTTCTCTGGTGATGATTACTATTTggccataagaaatctcaatcacATTACCCTCTGCTCGCTCCTTTCAGCTTGCTCTCAGGCCGGAGATCTAAGAGTTGGCCGCTGGATCCATGCACACTTCACCAAAGCTGGTGGCATTTTGGATGGCAAAGATAACGATCTTGTCAAGGTGGGTACTGCTCTGGTTGATATGTATAGCAAGAGTGGAAAGGTCGATTTGGCACATCGAGCTTTTGAGATGATGCCGCGTAAAACTATTGTGACTTGGAATGCAATGTTGAGTGGGCTTTCAATGCATGGGATGGCTGCTGAGGTGCTGACATTGTTTAATCGGATGGTTGTGCATGAAGCTCAGCAGCCTGAtgatatcacttttgtgaacatTCTTACTGCTTGTAGCCGCTCAGGTTTTGTGGATCAAGGTCGTAAAATTTTTCATGATCTCTACCCAGTTTATGGTCTGAAGCCCAAGCTTGAGCATTTTTCCTGCATGGTCGATCTTTTGGGCAGGGCAGGTCAGTTGGAGGAAGCTGAGGCTCTGGTTAGAAAGATGCCCTTTCAGCCGAATGTGGTTATTTTGGGTTCCCTCCTAGCTTCTTGTGTCCTTCACAGAAGGCTAGAATTAGGGCAACACCTCATGGATGAGCTAGTGCAGATAGATCCTTATAATACTGAGTATCACATGCTGCTATCCAACATGTATACTTCATCAGGTAGGCATGCAAAAGCTGATAATCTTAGAATGACAGTGAAGAAAAATGGGAGAAGGAGATATCCTGGAATTAGCTATATAGAAATTGATGGTCATGTTCATTGTTTTAGTGCTGGTGATAGATCACATCCTCGGACAGAGGAATTGTATATGATGTTAGATGAGGTGGTTCAGAGGTTGCAGTCGGCTGGGTACATTCCTGATGCAGCCTCTCAAGTTTCATGTGTTCCTGATAATTACCTAGAAAATGGTGATGGGCAAGAAGAGCGACAGCAGGTGTTATTAGCTCACAGTGAGAGGCTTGCCATATGTTACGGTCTCATTAGCACAAAGCCTGGCATGCCTCTCTTGATATTTAAGAACCTTCGTATTTGCACTGATTGCCATGTAGCAATAAAGCTTATTGCAGACATATATAACAGAGTCATTACCATCAGAGACCGGAACCGCTTTCATTGTTTTAAGGAAGGTGCCTGCTCCTGTTCTGATTATTGGTGA